The nucleotide window ACCTGGATGATCAATATTGCGCGGAATACCGCCATTGATTATCTGAAATCCAAATCTTTCCAGAACGAACTTAAAAACCAATCCCTTCCGGATTTCGTATATAACAGTACGAAACTCTCAACGACGAATAAGTCGTCGGATTTCATTGGTTTTACAGATGTTTTGTGTAATTTGGAATCCGATAAGCGGGAAATGATAGATCTGGCCTATTATCAGGGTTATACCCAAAGTGAAATATCTGAAAAACTTAAAATCCCATTGGGTACCATTAAGACCAAGATGCGAACTGCACTTGTGAAACTGAAAGATCTCTTAAAAGATTATAAATAAAGTGAACATAGAAGAATACATATCATCCGGAATCTTAGAATCCTATATTCTAGGTCTTGCTTCTCCCGAGGAGGCAGGCATTTTGGAGTGTGTGATGAAGAATAGTGCTGAAGTAAGATCAGCATTTGAAGAAGCACAAAAAACTTTGGAAGATTTGGCTACAGCACAGGCTGTAACGCCGCCTAACGATCTGGAAACCAAAATCTGGGCCAAAATACAGCAGGAACAAACCACTGAAAACATCAAACCGTTGGTTGCTGAAAAAACAGATTTAGAAGTTGGTGAAATCACTCAGAAAATCTATCCGAACAAAGCAGTCAATTGGCAGAAATATGCGATTGCGGCTTCTGTTCTTTTCCTTGTAAGTATCATTGGAAATTTATTTTGGATCAATGACATTTCTAAAAGCAAAACAGAAATAGCACAGTTGCAAACCGAGAAGAAGTCACAAGATATGGCTTTGAAGAACTCTCAGGAGAAACTCGCGATCCTATCCAACCCAAATATTTTGACGGTTCCATTGAAAGGTGTTGAGAAATATCCAGATTCCAAAGCGATCGTGTATTGGGATAAGGACTCTAAAAACGTCTATCTGAACGCGGAAGACCTGCCAAAAGCACCGGAAGGAATGCAATATCAGCTTTGGGCACTTGTCGATGGCAAGCCTGTGAGTGCTGGAATGTACTCATCTGAGAAAAATACGAAAGCAATCCTGGCCAACATCCCGAAAGCACAAGCCTTCGCCATAACCCTTGAAAAACAAGGCGGTAGCGCTGCGCCAACTATGGAAAATATGTTCGTGATCGGAAACATCTAAATTTGGATATCAAAAAAGTTGAAAAAAAATTTCAAAATATTTTGAAATTTAAAAAATATCCATACTTTTGCACCACTCTAAAGGAGAACAAGAAGATACTAATTCTTCATAATTAAAAATGATTTCGAATCATTGAATTAGCTCCGAATAGGGAAAATAAAAAATTTTAATTTTTAAAAAAAAGGTTTGCAAATTAAAAAATAGTTTTTATCTTTGCACCCACATTTGAAAGATATGGCAAATCATAAATCAGCACTTAAAAGAATCAGACAAAACGAAGTTAGAAGACTTCGTAATAAATACAACCACAAAACTGCTAGAACAGCTTTGAAGTCACTAAGAACTGAAGAGAACAAAGCAGTAGCAGTAGAGCAATTGCCAAGAGTAATCTCTTTACTTGACAAATTAGCTAAGAGAAACATTATTCACAAGAATAAAGCAGCTAACTTAAAAAGCAAATTAACTAAGCACGTAAACAGCTTAGCTTAATATAAGTCCTTGGCCCGTTCGTCTATCGGTTAGGACCTCAGGTTTTCATCCTGGTAAGAGGGGTTCGACTCCCCTACGGGCTACTTAAAATACCTTCACTAATTTTTCTGAAGGTATTTTTTATGAAACATTTAAATTCTGTATATTTCAATAAGATTATGCAGATAATAAATAAAAGAAAAATTAACTAGGCCCGTTCGTCTATCGGTTAGGACCTCAGGTTTTCATCCTGGTAAGAGGGGTTCGACTCCCCTACGGGCTACTTAAAAATCCTTAGAATTTTCTAAGGATTTTTTTTGGTTTCATATGTAATATCTCCGGGATTCCTTCGTTGATATTCCTGGACGATTCGTCTACAAAAACTGCTCGTTCATCTATATTTTTTTCGAGGAATAGCAGACTTTAATATCTTTAATAAAAAAACACAATTATGTACATTATCATCGCAGTCATTCTGGTTTTAGTTGTCATCTTCCTTATCAACTCTTCTAAACTGGAAGGTTTCCGAAGCAAGCGTGGCAGAACTCTGGAATTCTTCATCTCTCTTATCTCAACTTTCATCGGTTTCTTTTTTGCCTTGAGTCTAAACACTATGCTGGCAGACATCAATCAAAAAGAAAATCTGGTAAAGCTATTGGACGCTACCAACCTTTCTCTCGAAAACAGCGAAATGAAAACCAAAGGAATGTATCTGAATCCAGCAAAAAGCGGCGTGGATGTTTCAGAAATCATTCAGTATTCCCCTTTAGAAATTCCTAAGCTTTACACGAATCTTGAAACCAATTCTCTGGTGAGTGATTATTTTTTGTCCAAT belongs to Chryseobacterium sp. KACC 21268 and includes:
- a CDS encoding sigma-70 family RNA polymerase sigma factor, producing MIGKSLIIKTIYSEEELLELLRKKSEIGFKYLYNHYSGALYGVIFRIVQSKEYTEEIIQDVFVKIWNSIHQYDVVKGRFYTWMINIARNTAIDYLKSKSFQNELKNQSLPDFVYNSTKLSTTNKSSDFIGFTDVLCNLESDKREMIDLAYYQGYTQSEISEKLKIPLGTIKTKMRTALVKLKDLLKDYK
- a CDS encoding anti-sigma factor; amino-acid sequence: MNIEEYISSGILESYILGLASPEEAGILECVMKNSAEVRSAFEEAQKTLEDLATAQAVTPPNDLETKIWAKIQQEQTTENIKPLVAEKTDLEVGEITQKIYPNKAVNWQKYAIAASVLFLVSIIGNLFWINDISKSKTEIAQLQTEKKSQDMALKNSQEKLAILSNPNILTVPLKGVEKYPDSKAIVYWDKDSKNVYLNAEDLPKAPEGMQYQLWALVDGKPVSAGMYSSEKNTKAILANIPKAQAFAITLEKQGGSAAPTMENMFVIGNI
- the rpsT gene encoding 30S ribosomal protein S20 — encoded protein: MANHKSALKRIRQNEVRRLRNKYNHKTARTALKSLRTEENKAVAVEQLPRVISLLDKLAKRNIIHKNKAANLKSKLTKHVNSLA